From the Bacteroidota bacterium genome, one window contains:
- a CDS encoding LytTR family transcriptional regulator DNA-binding domain-containing protein, protein MRPFATIIILTALMVSSAVAQPVGKTDSIGRKQGYWKKYSGDTLKYEGTFKNDQPTGEFKYYFPDGKIKSIANYTDNGKVAKTVSFHPNGKKLAEGTFIDKKKDGQWKYYNTSEILIAEENYKNGLRDGVWKTWLETGRLDEELNYKDNLKNGEWKQYYPDSLVKVKGTYVNDELNGLIQYLYISGKIMISGTMKAGIQDGVWMYFTELGPTDKRITYRNGQISKEEIAVQANLVIQYIDIYTIAYIFSEKGKCSIRLKDGNDIPITKKLEEMEYVMNDSKFFRVNPEYIVAIWSIKNRTTFSREDGKLELYPKPSKDVIVASDKLQGFLHWAGLIKGEE, encoded by the coding sequence ATGAGACCGTTTGCAACAATTATAATATTAACCGCTTTGATGGTGAGCAGTGCAGTGGCACAGCCTGTGGGAAAAACCGATTCAATTGGTCGCAAACAGGGATACTGGAAAAAATACAGCGGCGATACCCTTAAATATGAAGGCACTTTTAAAAATGATCAACCCACCGGCGAATTCAAGTATTATTTTCCCGATGGCAAAATAAAATCGATAGCCAACTATACTGATAATGGTAAAGTAGCAAAGACTGTTTCGTTTCATCCTAATGGAAAAAAATTAGCCGAAGGCACTTTTATCGACAAAAAAAAGGACGGTCAGTGGAAGTATTATAACACATCCGAAATATTAATTGCAGAAGAAAACTACAAAAACGGTCTGCGCGATGGCGTCTGGAAAACATGGCTCGAAACAGGCAGGCTCGACGAAGAATTAAATTATAAAGACAACCTGAAGAACGGCGAATGGAAACAGTATTATCCCGACAGTCTGGTCAAGGTAAAAGGTACGTATGTTAACGATGAACTCAATGGGCTGATTCAATATTTATACATCTCCGGGAAAATAATGATATCAGGCACTATGAAAGCCGGAATACAGGATGGAGTCTGGATGTACTTTACGGAACTCGGACCTACCGACAAACGTATCACCTATCGCAACGGACAAATCTCAAAGGAGGAAATAGCCGTTCAGGCCAACCTTGTAATACAGTATATTGATATTTATACCATCGCCTATATCTTTTCGGAAAAAGGAAAATGCAGTATTCGTCTTAAAGACGGAAACGATATCCCCATCACTAAAAAGCTTGAGGAAATGGAATACGTGATGAATGATTCTAAGTTTTTTCGGGTAAATCCAGAATATATCGTAGCAATATGGTCAATTAAAAACCGCACAACATTCTCGCGTGAAGATGGAAAGCTTGAGCTTTACCCAAAACCGTCAAAAGATGTTATAGTTGCAAGCGACAAACTGCAGGGTTTTTTACACTGGGCAGGACTTATTAAAGGAGAAGAATAA
- a CDS encoding HAD family hydrolase, with translation MKIDSTWTLFLDRDGVINTKLPGAYVASWEQFSFIDGVKESLIRLAEKFNRIIIVTNQQGIGKGIMTEKELAVVHKKMVKEISLAGGRIDKIYHCPDLAESGSICRKPETGMALVARAEFPEIVFSKSIMVGDALSDMEFGRRCGMFTVYIGRNSPETKKNSHLIDMSFKNLNDFCASVNIIE, from the coding sequence TTGAAAATAGACAGTACCTGGACCTTGTTTCTTGACCGCGACGGTGTAATAAATACCAAGTTACCGGGGGCGTATGTTGCATCATGGGAGCAGTTCAGCTTTATCGATGGCGTAAAAGAATCGTTGATTCGCTTAGCCGAAAAATTCAATCGCATCATTATTGTTACCAACCAGCAAGGCATTGGCAAAGGCATCATGACTGAAAAAGAACTTGCCGTGGTTCATAAAAAAATGGTGAAGGAGATAAGCCTTGCCGGTGGACGTATCGATAAAATCTATCATTGCCCCGATCTGGCAGAAAGCGGAAGCATTTGCCGCAAGCCCGAAACAGGCATGGCACTGGTAGCACGGGCAGAATTTCCGGAAATAGTATTTTCAAAATCAATCATGGTGGGCGATGCATTATCCGATATGGAATTTGGCCGAAGATGCGGAATGTTCACGGTGTATATTGGCCGTAACAGTCCTGAAACGAAAAAAAACAGCCATCTTATCGACATGTCCTTTAAAAATTTGAACGATTTTTGCGCTTCAGTAAATATTATTGAATGA
- a CDS encoding SIS domain-containing protein: MDIKTHFSKSIEVKQKILDDAGLLSVITEVAGIAVASLSAGGRILLCGNGGSAADAQHIAAELSGRYGFDRAPLDAEALHVNSSYLTAVANDYAFDEVYARLVRAKGRKGDLLIAISTSGNSENIIRAMNAANAIGMITIAMTGQNGGKLKTACALLVNVPSEITPIIQEAHIAIGHVICGLIEEKMFKK, encoded by the coding sequence ATGGATATCAAAACACATTTCAGCAAATCAATAGAGGTCAAACAAAAAATTCTGGACGATGCAGGACTTCTGTCTGTAATTACAGAAGTGGCCGGGATTGCTGTCGCCTCTTTGAGTGCGGGCGGACGAATACTGCTTTGCGGAAACGGAGGAAGTGCAGCCGATGCACAGCATATCGCCGCCGAATTATCCGGTCGTTATGGTTTTGATCGTGCACCGCTCGATGCAGAAGCGCTCCACGTAAATTCCTCGTACCTCACGGCCGTGGCCAATGATTATGCCTTCGACGAAGTATATGCCAGACTTGTCCGCGCCAAAGGCCGCAAGGGAGATTTGCTGATAGCTATTTCCACTTCGGGAAATTCAGAAAATATTATTCGCGCCATGAATGCCGCAAATGCAATAGGCATGATAACCATAGCAATGACGGGACAAAACGGCGGAAAACTGAAAACAGCCTGCGCACTCCTTGTAAACGTACCTTCGGAAATCACACCCATTATTCAGGAAGCGCATATTGCCATCGGCCATGTAATTTGTGGTTTGATTGAAGAAAAAATGTTCAAAAAATAG
- a CDS encoding pentapeptide repeat-containing protein, whose translation MSANQHTKETFTNLDYSGKTIPARKFDTCIFKNCDFSKTNLSDFDFIDCTFENCNFSMTKMSNTALKSVFFNGCKLIGVDFSGCKDFLLSFRFEKCSLDYTVFSGKKIKKTTFADCLMREADLSFADLSESVFHNCDLTRSVFNQTNIEKADFRTAFNFSIDPELNRIKKAVFSPQGAIGLLDRYQIVIE comes from the coding sequence ATGAGCGCAAACCAACACACAAAAGAAACGTTTACGAATCTTGATTATTCCGGTAAAACTATTCCCGCAAGGAAATTTGATACCTGTATTTTTAAAAATTGCGATTTTTCAAAAACCAATCTTTCTGATTTTGATTTTATTGACTGTACATTTGAGAACTGCAACTTCAGCATGACGAAAATGAGCAATACGGCATTGAAGAGCGTTTTTTTTAATGGATGCAAATTGATTGGTGTCGATTTTTCGGGATGCAAAGATTTTTTACTTTCATTTCGGTTTGAGAAATGTTCTTTGGATTATACGGTATTCTCAGGAAAAAAAATTAAAAAAACAACGTTTGCCGATTGCCTGATGCGTGAAGCCGACCTTTCTTTTGCCGACCTCTCTGAATCTGTTTTTCATAATTGCGATTTGACACGGTCTGTTTTTAATCAGACAAATATTGAGAAAGCCGACTTTCGCACAGCTTTTAATTTTTCGATTGATCCTGAATTAAACAGAATAAAAAAAGCAGTATTCTCTCCACAGGGTGCTATTGGTTTACTTGACCGCTACCAGATTGTTATTGAATAA
- a CDS encoding glycosyltransferase: MKYSFIIASFNRLSEIKELLASAEQLDFQRSDFEILISDDGSSDGTTEFIKSYISPSGLNLRYIYQENKGPGEARNQGMKTAAGAYFIFVDSDCMFPPEYLGKVDEHLSREPLDAFGGPDTCHPSFSPLLKAINYSMTSFIGTGGTRGSEKSISKKFYPRSFNMGIKRGVFETIGGMGGLRHGQDMEFSSRIYRNGYKVGLIADAFVYHKRRTSLKRFYKQIFNWGVARVNLGRLDKGMLKPIHFAPSMLVAGFILLLLLTPFPFFPKWIWIIVGGCALLVAGLAFVQSAMRYRNFKVSLLSIITLYLQVVAYGLGMIKGLWQVTTKKGTASGYTKNYYK; the protein is encoded by the coding sequence ATGAAATATTCATTTATAATAGCATCATTCAACCGCCTCAGCGAAATCAAGGAGCTTTTGGCATCAGCCGAGCAGCTTGACTTTCAGCGTTCCGACTTTGAGATTCTGATCTCCGACGACGGCTCCAGTGACGGCACTACCGAATTCATTAAAAGCTACATATCGCCTTCAGGACTTAACCTCCGCTATATTTATCAGGAAAATAAAGGTCCGGGTGAAGCCCGCAATCAGGGTATGAAAACCGCTGCCGGTGCATATTTCATCTTTGTTGACAGCGATTGTATGTTCCCGCCCGAATACCTTGGCAAAGTGGATGAGCATCTGAGCCGCGAGCCGCTCGATGCATTCGGCGGTCCCGACACCTGCCATCCGTCGTTCTCCCCACTTCTTAAAGCCATCAACTATTCCATGACCTCATTTATTGGAACTGGAGGCACTCGAGGCTCTGAAAAAAGTATCAGTAAAAAGTTCTACCCGCGCAGTTTTAATATGGGGATAAAACGGGGCGTTTTCGAAACAATAGGCGGAATGGGCGGTCTGCGCCATGGACAGGATATGGAGTTTTCGTCACGCATATACCGCAATGGCTACAAGGTTGGACTCATTGCCGACGCCTTCGTTTACCACAAGCGCCGAACAAGCCTCAAACGCTTCTACAAACAAATATTTAACTGGGGTGTGGCACGCGTTAATTTGGGACGTCTGGATAAAGGCATGCTGAAACCCATACACTTTGCACCTTCCATGCTGGTAGCAGGTTTCATTCTATTACTGCTTCTCACACCTTTTCCGTTTTTCCCGAAATGGATATGGATAATCGTAGGCGGATGCGCCCTGCTTGTTGCCGGATTAGCGTTCGTGCAATCTGCAATGCGCTACCGTAACTTCAAAGTTTCGCTATTATCAATTATTACATTATATTTACAGGTTGTTGCCTACGGCCTGGGTATGATAAAAGGATTGTGGCAGGTAACCACCAAAAAAGGAACCGCCTCCGGATACACAAAAAATTATTATAAATAA